A window of Fluoribacter dumoffii NY 23 contains these coding sequences:
- the hemB gene encoding porphobilinogen synthase, with protein MTDYTIPLRLSRLRSSAMSRALVKETRLHPQQFIAPLFISELINEPQEISAMPGQYQLSLDCLPREIESLSSLGIPAVLLFGIPKHKDGYGSESFNQEGIIQQAIRKIRTVNKDILIITDLCFCEYTDHGHCGALNGECIDTDKTLALLAKQAVSHAKAGADWVAPSGMTDGMVQAIRKALDAEGYQHVPILSYSAKYCSCLYGPFREAAQGAPKFGNRKSYQMDPANGAEALRETALDLEEGADVIMVKPAGFYLDIIAKLKQNFPEVPLCAYQVSGEYSMIKIAAQNNLINEEQAIMESLTGIKRAGADFIISYFAKDIARLLNQNKL; from the coding sequence ATGACTGATTACACTATCCCATTAAGATTATCGCGTTTAAGAAGCAGTGCAATGTCTCGTGCCCTCGTCAAAGAAACAAGGCTCCATCCCCAGCAATTTATCGCTCCTTTATTTATTAGTGAGTTAATTAATGAGCCTCAAGAAATTAGTGCAATGCCTGGTCAATATCAATTAAGTCTCGATTGCCTCCCCCGAGAAATTGAATCACTCAGTTCTTTGGGTATTCCAGCCGTACTTTTATTTGGTATCCCCAAGCATAAAGACGGATACGGCAGTGAATCGTTTAATCAAGAAGGAATTATCCAACAAGCCATTAGAAAAATTCGCACCGTAAACAAGGATATCTTGATTATTACTGATCTTTGTTTTTGTGAATACACGGATCATGGACATTGTGGTGCTCTCAATGGCGAGTGTATTGATACCGACAAGACCTTGGCTTTGCTTGCAAAACAAGCGGTAAGCCATGCAAAAGCCGGTGCTGATTGGGTAGCGCCAAGCGGGATGACCGATGGTATGGTGCAGGCAATCCGTAAAGCGCTCGATGCCGAAGGATACCAGCATGTCCCTATTTTAAGTTACAGCGCGAAATATTGCTCCTGCCTATATGGACCTTTTCGCGAAGCAGCACAAGGAGCGCCAAAATTCGGCAATCGCAAAAGTTATCAGATGGATCCAGCCAATGGCGCTGAAGCCCTTAGGGAAACAGCGTTAGATCTCGAAGAAGGAGCGGATGTAATCATGGTGAAACCTGCCGGATTCTACCTGGATATTATTGCAAAATTAAAACAAAACTTCCCTGAAGTACCCCTTTGTGCTTATCAGGTAAGCGGTGAATATTCCATGATTAAAATTGCGGCTCAAAACAATCTCATCAATGAAGAGCAAGCCATAATGGAAAGTCTAACTGGTATAAAGCGTGCCGGTGCTGATTTTATTATTTCCTATTTTGCCAAGGATATTGCACGTTTATTGAATCAGAATAAATTATAA
- a CDS encoding OmpP1/FadL family transporter has protein sequence MKKMHKPIRTLVNAAVISILAAGGAHAAGFSLYGEGAGYVVGNYAAGSAAEAADASTGWYNPAGLALLREQQIVLGGIGIFPTLKVDGTSTFTTATGLPPPFPPVVQYVQNFDGLDGSYNAFVPSFHYALPLGERTTFGLSVTAPFGLSTDWAPDSPVRYSATYTEILTTDISPELGTRLTENFALGAGLDLQWARAKFNQMIGAPTLFQILQEDPATVDSLSYNKAKSWGVGFHVGVMGIFNDNHTRIGLNYQSKIRHVFYGHSRLSGILANNDFELVFPVLPASASRTNNDLFSDPQEFPDVVTLSAYQDINEKLALLGSVVYTGWHVVKNITLNNVAVPNIGTPPLFTVTQANITSNVPQNYHDAWRVALGANYHVNQKLMLRVGGGYDQTPTNDTDRNMRLPDVDRWAIAVGAHYQWRPNVGVDVGYTHLFAGAKPNVDSFQPLSQTSIYNVDVNDGHFAADLVGAQLTWVIDKVPAAPTK, from the coding sequence GTGAAAAAAATGCACAAACCTATAAGAACATTAGTTAACGCTGCTGTTATTAGTATTCTAGCTGCAGGCGGGGCACATGCAGCGGGATTCTCTTTATATGGCGAAGGTGCCGGATATGTAGTGGGTAACTATGCAGCTGGCTCGGCAGCAGAAGCGGCTGATGCATCAACAGGTTGGTATAACCCTGCGGGTTTAGCTTTACTTCGTGAGCAGCAAATAGTTCTGGGTGGCATTGGTATATTCCCCACTTTGAAAGTTGATGGTACAAGTACTTTTACTACTGCAACAGGACTTCCACCACCTTTTCCTCCTGTAGTTCAATACGTACAAAATTTTGATGGACTAGATGGCAGTTACAATGCTTTTGTTCCCTCATTCCATTATGCATTGCCTTTAGGTGAGCGTACTACTTTTGGTCTTAGCGTTACCGCCCCTTTCGGGTTGTCTACAGATTGGGCTCCTGACTCTCCAGTACGCTATTCAGCTACATACACTGAAATTCTGACCACTGACATTTCCCCTGAGCTTGGTACTCGACTGACTGAAAATTTCGCCTTGGGAGCTGGTCTTGATCTGCAATGGGCTCGCGCTAAATTTAATCAAATGATTGGTGCACCAACTCTTTTTCAGATTCTGCAAGAAGATCCTGCTACGGTTGACTCTTTAAGTTATAACAAAGCTAAATCCTGGGGAGTTGGCTTTCATGTTGGTGTAATGGGAATTTTTAATGATAATCACACTCGCATAGGTCTTAACTACCAATCAAAAATAAGACATGTATTCTATGGACACAGCCGTCTTTCTGGAATCCTGGCCAACAATGATTTTGAATTGGTATTCCCAGTATTACCTGCTTCAGCATCTCGTACAAATAACGACTTGTTTAGTGACCCTCAAGAATTTCCGGATGTAGTGACTTTAAGTGCTTATCAAGATATTAATGAGAAATTGGCATTATTAGGATCAGTAGTTTATACGGGCTGGCACGTTGTTAAAAACATTACATTGAATAATGTTGCTGTTCCTAACATTGGAACACCACCATTGTTCACAGTGACCCAAGCAAACATTACTTCTAATGTTCCGCAAAATTACCATGATGCATGGCGTGTTGCTCTTGGTGCCAATTATCATGTTAATCAGAAATTAATGCTTCGAGTGGGTGGTGGTTATGATCAGACACCAACCAATGATACAGATAGAAATATGCGTTTACCTGATGTGGATCGTTGGGCTATTGCTGTAGGGGCTCATTATCAATGGAGACCGAATGTCGGTGTGGATGTTGGATACACTCATTTGTTTGCTGGAGCTAAGCCAAATGTTGATTCATTCCAGCCTCTATCCCAAACATCAATCTACAATGTTGATGTAAATGACGGTCATTTTGCTGCTGATCTTGTAGGAGCTCAATTAACATGGGTTATTGATAAAGTGCCTGCAGCACCAACCAAATAA
- a CDS encoding bifunctional aspartate kinase/diaminopimelate decarboxylase — protein sequence MQQIVTKFGGTSVSSRNTWDNIVSITKKHMKSGIQPVIVCSALTQISNKLEKAIEAALINEHQGIFTDIRNEHLNLAEQLEVNPDIIAQDLLQLEQWLTGISLLKQAPAKTHAEILSMGELMMTRLGHAFLEKQGIHCKWYDAREFLTSTPFPDGGAANYLSARCESEYDPALVEKFISSGAQAIITQGFFAANPQGETVLLGRGGSDTSAALIAGKLQAASCEIWTDVPGIYTANPHQLPQARLLKKLNYDEAQEIATMGAKVLHPNCIPPVRRANIPMSVKFTQMPEHSGTLITKDIDETAPLIKSIQIKNSILLISIDTLHMWQQVGFLSDVFTAFKHHGFSVDLLSSSEFNVTLSLDINSKIHDRPAINALLAELNQFGRAKLIEPCSAVSLVGHHIRTVLPQLGPALEVFEAKQVYLMSLASNDLNLTFVVDESQANQLCQKLHHLLIENNPQIFYYSKSWHEEFGKPTVRSIPWWEKERDRLLTIAAVNSPCYVYHSQTQAVRAKQLLALKSIDTLFYAIKANPHPSILKTMEKEGVGFECVSIQELDRVLELFPDINRKRILFTPNFAPKTEYEYALNKDCYVTIDSLYPLEHWPELFKNRGVIIRIDPGTGAGHHKHVSTGGNESKFGITQNDLDQVVALTKKHNIQVIGLHAHSGSGILTPELWQQTALMLASLTELFPQVKSINLGGGLGVVEKPGQQPLDFTGLDALLMAVKSRYPQIEIWLEPGRFFVAESGVILAKVTQCKEKGKVKFVGIETGMNSLIRPSLYGAYHEIVNLSRLYEEKAGFSHIVGPICESGDTLGYDRLLPVTEEGDVLLIANTGAYGRCMSSHYNLRPPAQEIVID from the coding sequence ATGCAACAAATAGTAACCAAATTTGGTGGTACCAGCGTTTCAAGTCGTAATACCTGGGATAATATTGTTTCCATTACTAAAAAGCATATGAAATCGGGGATCCAGCCTGTTATCGTTTGCTCTGCACTCACACAAATTTCCAACAAACTTGAAAAAGCCATTGAGGCTGCCTTGATTAATGAACATCAAGGCATTTTTACGGACATTCGTAATGAACATCTCAATCTTGCAGAACAACTTGAAGTAAATCCGGATATAATTGCCCAGGACTTGCTTCAATTAGAACAATGGCTTACGGGCATCTCTCTCTTAAAACAAGCCCCTGCCAAGACGCATGCAGAAATTCTAAGCATGGGCGAACTCATGATGACGCGATTGGGGCACGCTTTTCTGGAAAAACAGGGAATTCATTGCAAATGGTATGATGCTCGGGAGTTTTTAACCAGCACACCATTTCCTGACGGAGGTGCTGCAAATTACCTGTCCGCTCGTTGCGAGAGTGAATATGATCCTGCGTTAGTAGAAAAATTCATCTCCAGTGGGGCTCAAGCCATTATTACTCAAGGTTTTTTTGCGGCGAATCCTCAAGGAGAAACCGTGTTACTGGGACGCGGGGGTTCTGATACTTCTGCTGCCTTAATCGCAGGGAAACTTCAGGCAGCATCTTGTGAAATCTGGACTGATGTTCCTGGAATTTATACTGCAAATCCTCACCAATTACCCCAGGCACGTTTATTGAAGAAATTAAATTACGATGAGGCGCAGGAAATTGCGACAATGGGGGCTAAAGTATTGCACCCAAATTGTATACCCCCTGTCCGTCGTGCCAACATCCCAATGTCCGTCAAATTTACACAAATGCCGGAACATTCAGGAACGCTTATTACTAAAGATATTGATGAAACAGCACCACTCATTAAATCCATCCAGATTAAAAACAGTATTCTGTTAATTTCTATAGATACCTTGCACATGTGGCAACAAGTTGGATTTTTATCAGATGTTTTTACCGCATTTAAGCATCATGGCTTCTCAGTAGACTTACTCTCTTCATCGGAGTTTAACGTTACTTTATCACTCGATATTAACAGTAAAATTCATGATCGGCCGGCGATTAATGCATTATTGGCGGAATTGAATCAATTTGGACGGGCGAAACTGATTGAACCTTGCAGCGCAGTAAGTCTAGTAGGTCATCATATAAGGACGGTATTGCCCCAACTGGGCCCAGCCCTGGAAGTATTTGAAGCCAAACAAGTTTACTTAATGTCACTTGCTTCCAACGATTTGAACCTGACTTTCGTTGTTGATGAATCCCAGGCAAATCAACTGTGTCAAAAACTTCATCATTTACTCATCGAGAATAATCCTCAAATTTTCTACTATTCAAAAAGCTGGCATGAAGAATTTGGCAAACCTACTGTGCGTAGCATTCCGTGGTGGGAAAAAGAGCGTGATCGTTTATTAACCATTGCTGCGGTTAATTCGCCCTGCTATGTTTATCACAGTCAAACGCAAGCTGTGAGGGCTAAACAGTTATTGGCTCTAAAATCGATTGATACCTTGTTTTATGCAATTAAAGCCAACCCCCATCCTTCAATTTTAAAAACTATGGAAAAGGAAGGTGTCGGATTTGAGTGTGTCTCTATTCAGGAATTAGACCGTGTGTTGGAACTTTTCCCTGACATCAATCGTAAACGAATTTTATTCACCCCCAATTTTGCCCCCAAAACTGAATATGAATATGCATTAAACAAGGATTGTTATGTCACAATCGATAGTTTATATCCTCTGGAGCATTGGCCCGAATTGTTTAAAAATCGCGGCGTGATTATTCGGATTGATCCAGGCACAGGTGCCGGCCATCACAAACATGTTTCAACCGGGGGCAATGAGTCAAAATTCGGAATTACCCAAAATGACCTGGATCAAGTTGTCGCCTTAACCAAAAAACACAACATTCAGGTAATAGGATTGCATGCACATTCGGGAAGTGGCATTCTTACCCCGGAACTATGGCAACAAACAGCATTGATGCTTGCCTCTTTAACGGAGCTGTTCCCACAAGTCAAATCCATTAATTTGGGCGGTGGCTTGGGGGTAGTTGAAAAACCTGGACAACAACCGCTGGACTTTACTGGTCTGGATGCGTTGCTGATGGCAGTGAAGTCACGTTATCCCCAAATTGAAATCTGGCTTGAACCTGGCCGTTTTTTTGTAGCAGAAAGCGGAGTTATTCTTGCCAAAGTGACTCAATGCAAAGAAAAGGGCAAGGTGAAATTTGTTGGCATTGAAACCGGTATGAATTCCCTGATCCGCCCCTCTTTATATGGTGCCTATCACGAGATTGTGAACTTAAGCAGGTTATATGAAGAAAAAGCAGGATTTTCCCATATTGTAGGTCCAATTTGTGAATCAGGGGATACTCTCGGCTATGACCGATTATTACCCGTGACAGAAGAAGGTGATGTACTATTAATTGCCAATACTGGCGCATATGGCCGCTGCATGAGTTCGCATTACAATTTACGCCCGCCAGCACAAGAAATTGTTATAGACTGA
- a CDS encoding translocation/assembly module TamB domain-containing protein — translation MKRFLAKALRLLVKTLYISCLVVILFGGIVLFLLETKPGLHTLIQFSRLYLPGTIKIQQIEGSLFNHFVLRGLEYQNKSFTLKMEQLDVQWQPHSLRESQFVTAQWRGMQLQSEQDKIMASKKGTLTASGILPEMQVTIHSQVITQPAEHWLVDAKIQGTWPWQWIFDANLRPSPNTLNQPTRLYTSLSAQGKITAKNQGNLLLTLAPGYYQVPDNDTLPRLQFRGGTLKAILSPKQLQGSGIITIDEHKLLNMDFKLPGFALDTGLKENQPINSDVSLEIKSLDFLEKISPEITKLKGQLVASLKLRGTLQRQIIESQITLSKTSFSMPKLGINIDTLEMNGRAKGRFWETSGTIGSAGHYLSLTGKGNLNPKFSGEFALEGNDFPLIQTSEYKIHISPKLTLNLTPKTLLSGSILIPYAEIKPRSFHNSISLPDDIVYKRKEKPAPSFTPINNMDIDLEMGKEVAVDVKGLKGHLDGSLHLKQSGESSINAYGELSVKDGMYKAYGQDLAIQQGELIFTGPVSNPGINLRAAKKISTTPNTMASTSQLLDFNSTNLQNINYGETMILGVEVTGRLVRPKIQLFSEPAVLSQADILSMLVLGRPAKMASKAGGQLLLAAISSMNLGSSTNSLQLLEQLKQTAGIDFNVQTNTNYNQVTNTSSDTTSFVVGKSISKRLYLSYNIGLSQTDTNMLTLRYLLNRFFSIQISNSDTGSAIDFLYTSNKKIKKQKKST, via the coding sequence ATGAAACGTTTCTTGGCCAAAGCACTTCGATTATTAGTTAAAACTCTTTATATAAGCTGTTTGGTTGTTATTTTATTTGGCGGAATAGTGTTATTTCTATTAGAAACCAAGCCTGGTCTGCATACCCTAATTCAATTCAGTCGTTTATACCTTCCAGGTACCATTAAAATTCAACAAATTGAGGGCAGCTTATTCAATCACTTTGTTTTAAGAGGCCTTGAGTATCAAAATAAGTCGTTCACGTTAAAAATGGAACAATTAGACGTTCAATGGCAACCTCATTCTTTACGGGAGAGTCAATTCGTGACTGCTCAATGGCGGGGAATGCAGTTGCAAAGCGAACAAGATAAAATTATGGCCAGTAAAAAAGGTACACTCACCGCTAGCGGGATTTTACCTGAAATGCAAGTCACGATACATTCTCAAGTAATTACGCAACCCGCTGAGCATTGGTTAGTGGATGCCAAAATTCAGGGAACATGGCCATGGCAATGGATATTTGATGCAAATCTACGGCCATCTCCCAACACCTTAAATCAGCCAACCCGATTATATACCAGCTTATCAGCCCAAGGTAAAATCACAGCTAAGAATCAAGGAAATTTATTACTTACCCTTGCCCCTGGCTATTACCAGGTACCAGATAATGATACCCTACCTCGCCTGCAATTCAGGGGTGGAACGCTCAAGGCAATTCTTTCACCAAAACAACTTCAAGGCTCTGGAATTATCACTATTGATGAGCATAAATTATTAAACATGGATTTCAAACTCCCTGGATTTGCACTTGATACCGGTTTAAAAGAGAATCAGCCGATAAATAGTGATGTCTCATTGGAAATTAAATCATTGGACTTTTTAGAAAAAATCAGTCCGGAAATCACCAAACTCAAAGGACAATTAGTTGCCTCTTTAAAACTAAGGGGGACTTTGCAGAGACAAATAATTGAAAGTCAAATCACCCTCAGTAAAACCAGTTTTTCCATGCCTAAACTGGGAATCAATATTGATACTCTTGAAATGAATGGCCGCGCTAAAGGACGCTTTTGGGAAACATCGGGTACCATCGGAAGTGCAGGACATTATTTATCACTTACTGGAAAAGGGAATTTAAATCCAAAATTTTCCGGGGAATTTGCTCTGGAAGGAAATGATTTCCCATTAATTCAGACAAGTGAATACAAAATTCATATATCCCCTAAACTCACACTTAATTTAACCCCCAAGACCTTGCTTTCCGGCAGCATTTTAATTCCTTATGCGGAAATAAAGCCCCGATCATTCCATAACAGCATTTCTTTACCCGATGACATTGTGTATAAGCGTAAGGAGAAACCAGCGCCTTCTTTTACTCCCATTAACAATATGGATATTGATCTGGAGATGGGAAAAGAAGTAGCCGTTGATGTAAAAGGTTTAAAAGGTCATTTGGATGGGAGCCTCCACTTAAAACAATCCGGAGAAAGTTCAATCAATGCATATGGGGAATTATCAGTTAAAGACGGTATGTATAAAGCTTATGGGCAAGATTTGGCCATCCAACAAGGAGAACTTATTTTTACTGGGCCTGTTTCCAACCCGGGAATTAATCTCCGTGCTGCAAAAAAAATAAGTACTACACCTAATACCATGGCGAGCACTAGTCAACTTTTAGATTTTAATAGCACCAATCTACAAAATATTAATTATGGAGAAACGATGATATTAGGGGTGGAAGTGACTGGCCGGTTAGTTCGTCCCAAAATCCAGTTGTTTTCGGAGCCCGCAGTTCTTTCCCAAGCAGACATTCTTTCCATGCTCGTTTTAGGACGTCCAGCAAAGATGGCTAGTAAGGCTGGGGGACAATTACTGCTGGCCGCGATATCCTCTATGAATTTGGGCAGCAGCACTAACAGCCTGCAACTATTAGAGCAATTGAAACAAACTGCAGGGATTGATTTTAATGTACAAACAAATACTAACTACAATCAAGTCACCAACACCTCAAGTGATACTACTTCCTTCGTAGTTGGAAAATCAATTTCCAAACGCCTTTATTTAAGCTATAACATTGGCCTTTCTCAAACAGACACCAATATGTTAACGCTAAGGTACTTGCTGAACCGATTTTTCAGTATTCAGATAAGTAACAGCGATACCGGTAGTGCTATTGATTTTTTGTATACTTCCAATAAAAAAATAAAAAAACAAAAAAAATCTACTTAA
- a CDS encoding UvrD-helicase domain-containing protein — protein MLVDSDQRSRATDPSFSFIVQAPAGSGKTEILTQRYLRLLGTVSAPEQIIALTFTRKAASEMRERIVLALQQAANKKKADTPHQQKTLEFAWEALQRDAHYHWNLLLQPSRLRIITIDSLCQSLNQAIPLLEKQITYSKITDKSDSYYLNAGRRCIQFALATPEYQLAIKTLLLHVDNRQDKLLELFSTLLSQRDQWLAPLFQARTQEKTAFERALQLIEQHELQQFKQSLPEHLAEELTRCVRELAALIANNPDSPHYALRDWYDFQQTNPEIALALRKLLLTGDANFRKSFDHHVGFFTTSCPPVEYKRIKNASRELLAELNEYPEFLEALIQVSNLPAPEYDAEQWEVLQALFVLLPLLVGHLHVLFSEKNEVDFTTISQQALNALGNEENPTDLALYLDHTLQHILVDEFQDTSITQFELLTKLVWGWENGDGRTLFIVGDPMQSIYRFRQAEVGLFFRAKEQGIGPVQLQSLELSCNFRSTQTIVEWVNNQFITIFPRKVDIESGAVSFHRSVHIIQNNEGSAVQAMQFKNKEHEAKKLIEIIQHELQTYPQQSMAILVRSRTQLGEIIRLLRQNQIPYQGSDITLLANLGHLRDVWSLTQALLTPANRMAWLAILRSPYCGLSLKDLHVIAQFNKKKSIYSALLQLNKITGISEEGRIRADYFIRVMHKSLAQRYESKLSSWIIQTLKELHMDRILNANQLNDLEQFWILLDRYEQDGRLAEMKEFVTELNKLYSQQANPSCLQVMTIHKSKGLEFDTVFLPGLGTQPNRGDKPMLRWLNLPTQNQGNLLLMSPIHALHQDHCPLYEYLGQLDEVKSRYEAQRLLYVAVTRAKARLYLMDHSERSSKNSFRNLLNHLEFIEEEPGSIVEEVHNLLPGLGRLPLGYYQNIPSEVIDLRPHLKTTSLITSVPRLIGIVTHKLLQWICDNHPQTVTEIPWGLARYELRKLGFNETMQHEALSGIQEQITRMFEDPTGIWIIKKHSAEQNEYELLVEHQSKPITRIIDRTFEEHGKRWIIDFKTGREDESSLIQHRQQLNEYGSYLARHTSLPIYCGIYYLPSNHWVNWHYELPEMLV, from the coding sequence ATGCTAGTCGACAGTGATCAACGTAGCCGGGCCACAGATCCTTCCTTTTCATTCATCGTGCAAGCTCCTGCAGGTTCAGGCAAAACTGAAATCCTTACTCAACGTTATTTAAGATTGTTAGGTACAGTATCTGCGCCGGAACAAATTATTGCCCTAACCTTCACCCGGAAAGCGGCAAGTGAAATGCGCGAGCGTATTGTTCTTGCTTTGCAACAGGCAGCAAACAAGAAAAAAGCCGATACCCCGCATCAACAGAAAACTCTCGAATTTGCCTGGGAGGCACTTCAACGCGATGCACACTATCATTGGAATTTATTACTGCAGCCCAGTCGATTAAGAATCATAACCATTGACTCTTTATGCCAAAGTTTAAATCAAGCTATTCCCCTTTTGGAAAAACAAATTACTTATTCGAAAATTACCGATAAATCGGATAGTTATTATTTAAATGCAGGCCGTCGTTGCATTCAATTTGCTCTAGCAACCCCGGAATATCAACTCGCTATAAAAACACTTTTGTTGCATGTCGATAATCGCCAGGACAAACTGCTTGAGCTCTTTAGCACCCTACTCTCCCAACGAGATCAGTGGTTAGCCCCACTCTTCCAAGCACGTACTCAGGAAAAAACAGCTTTTGAGCGAGCACTCCAACTGATTGAACAACATGAATTACAGCAGTTCAAACAAAGTTTACCAGAACATTTAGCAGAGGAGTTGACCCGCTGTGTGCGTGAATTGGCTGCTCTTATAGCAAATAATCCGGATTCACCGCATTATGCCCTCAGGGATTGGTATGACTTTCAACAAACCAACCCGGAAATTGCCTTGGCTTTAAGGAAACTGTTACTTACTGGTGATGCAAATTTTCGTAAAAGTTTTGATCATCATGTGGGTTTCTTTACTACCTCATGTCCTCCGGTTGAGTACAAAAGAATCAAAAATGCCAGCAGGGAGTTACTCGCCGAACTTAATGAATACCCTGAGTTTCTTGAAGCATTGATTCAGGTCAGCAATTTACCAGCACCAGAATATGATGCGGAGCAATGGGAAGTACTGCAGGCACTTTTTGTATTACTTCCTCTTCTTGTGGGTCATTTGCACGTGTTATTTAGTGAAAAAAATGAAGTTGATTTCACTACTATCTCCCAACAGGCCCTAAACGCATTAGGAAATGAAGAAAATCCGACTGATTTGGCCCTTTACCTGGATCATACTCTTCAACATATTCTGGTGGATGAATTTCAGGATACGTCAATAACCCAATTTGAATTATTAACAAAACTTGTTTGGGGATGGGAAAACGGGGATGGGCGAACTCTTTTTATTGTTGGCGATCCCATGCAATCGATCTATCGTTTCCGGCAAGCAGAAGTTGGTTTATTTTTTAGAGCTAAAGAGCAAGGTATAGGTCCAGTTCAACTTCAGTCTCTGGAGTTAAGTTGTAATTTTCGATCTACCCAAACCATTGTGGAGTGGGTAAATAATCAATTTATCACCATATTTCCCAGGAAAGTTGATATAGAGTCCGGTGCTGTTTCGTTTCATCGCAGTGTTCATATTATCCAAAATAATGAAGGCAGCGCTGTTCAGGCCATGCAATTTAAAAATAAAGAGCACGAGGCAAAAAAACTCATCGAAATCATTCAACATGAACTGCAAACATACCCTCAGCAGAGTATGGCCATTTTGGTACGCTCAAGAACGCAATTAGGCGAGATCATCCGTCTGCTTCGCCAAAATCAAATTCCTTATCAGGGAAGCGATATCACTTTGTTAGCAAATCTGGGTCACTTACGCGATGTATGGTCATTAACCCAGGCTTTATTGACCCCAGCAAACCGCATGGCGTGGCTGGCAATTCTTCGTAGTCCTTATTGTGGGTTATCTTTAAAAGACCTTCACGTTATAGCCCAATTTAACAAGAAAAAATCAATTTACTCCGCTTTGTTACAGTTAAATAAAATCACAGGCATCAGTGAGGAAGGCCGGATTCGAGCTGATTATTTTATACGCGTCATGCACAAATCTCTAGCCCAAAGGTATGAAAGCAAGCTTTCCTCCTGGATTATCCAGACCTTAAAAGAACTGCACATGGATAGGATCTTAAATGCTAATCAACTCAATGATCTCGAACAATTCTGGATTTTGCTTGATCGTTATGAGCAAGACGGCCGCCTTGCAGAGATGAAAGAATTTGTAACCGAACTCAATAAACTCTATTCACAACAAGCTAATCCCTCTTGCTTGCAAGTAATGACGATTCATAAATCCAAAGGTCTGGAATTTGATACGGTATTTTTACCTGGCCTCGGTACCCAGCCCAATCGTGGTGATAAACCGATGTTACGCTGGCTTAATCTCCCAACCCAAAATCAGGGTAATTTGTTGCTGATGTCTCCGATACACGCGCTACATCAGGACCATTGCCCTTTGTATGAATATTTAGGCCAGTTGGATGAGGTAAAAAGCCGCTATGAAGCACAACGATTACTCTATGTCGCAGTGACCCGTGCGAAGGCACGTCTGTATTTAATGGACCATTCAGAAAGATCCTCAAAAAACTCATTTCGTAACCTTCTAAATCATTTAGAATTTATTGAAGAGGAACCCGGCTCCATAGTTGAGGAAGTACATAACTTATTACCCGGGCTTGGACGCTTACCTCTCGGGTATTACCAAAACATCCCCTCAGAAGTTATTGATCTCCGTCCACACCTAAAAACAACATCTTTAATAACGAGTGTTCCTCGATTAATCGGGATCGTAACCCATAAATTATTGCAATGGATCTGTGATAATCATCCACAAACTGTAACCGAAATCCCCTGGGGGTTGGCTCGTTACGAACTTCGAAAACTGGGTTTCAACGAAACAATGCAACATGAAGCACTTTCAGGGATCCAAGAACAAATCACCCGAATGTTTGAAGATCCCACGGGAATATGGATTATCAAAAAACATTCCGCAGAACAGAACGAATATGAGTTACTGGTAGAACATCAAAGTAAGCCAATTACCCGTATAATTGACCGAACTTTTGAGGAGCACGGAAAACGCTGGATTATTGATTTCAAAACAGGAAGAGAGGATGAGTCTTCCCTGATCCAGCATAGACAGCAATTAAATGAATACGGTTCTTATCTGGCCAGGCACACCTCCCTGCCTATTTATTGCGGTATTTATTACCTTCCGAGCAATCACTGGGTTAATTGGCATTATGAACTCCCTGAAATGCTCGTTTGA